Below is a window of Leishmania braziliensis MHOM/BR/75/M2904 complete genome, chromosome 16 DNA.
cgGCGACGCCACGTTGCGAGAGGGCCGAAAGTAGAAATAGTTCGTCGCGTGATCAACTCGGTGCCGCGCACACGTGTTTGTCGTCCGCTCCTGCCCCGCTGGCGACCCTGCCCGCACCCACACGTCCTCGAAGCCGGGGACGTGCTCGCGTGCGCCGGTGAAGAGGTTGCCGACCACCACGTCGGGCCGCACGTGGTGATACACCCAGTCAAGCGCCATGGCACGGTGTGGGTCCAGCTGACCTGGCGCCCGTCCGTGTCGCTTGGCGGCAGACAGAGACGATGGCTGCTGAGTTTGGAGCGTAAAAGGGCTGCCCTCGGCGCTGACCGCAGCGTCAGCCAGCAGCCCCTCGGTTTTGGTGCCGAGACTCTTGCCCCGGTATGAGAGGTCGACGGTAGTGAGCACGCAGCGGTGACACGGTAAGTCAgtcccgctgccgcctggTTCGTCACTGCCCTGCTTCGCTGCCGAgctcgctgcggcgccactcTCCGATGAGGAGGTGTCCAAGGTGGGGGCATCACTTGTCGAAGAACGCGGAGGCAGAGCGGCAGGGGTGCGGCTGCACAACTCCACCGTGAGGCCGGCACCCATGCCAGGAAGCAGCTGAGCAGCCCAAACAGAATCCTCCTTGATGAAGAGCTGCACTTCACCGCAGCGGCCGTTTCGAGCACGTCCGACAAGACGGTAGCGGCACGAGAGTGACGGGGCAGTTGGGGCCGCCGGGGAGCTAGCCACAGGTGCAGGCGCGTCCATGGTCTGCGACGGCTGCTCATGGGAGCTTGCACTCCGTTGTGCTTCAGTGGTTGGAGGTGCGACTGGTGCAGCTGATGCTGATAAAGGCGGCAAAGCGCTACTTGGCTGTTGCCGTTGCAGCTTACGGGCTAGCTCAGCGCAGTAGATGTGAAAACGCCTTTCCGGTGCCGGAGTTGACGAAGTCGCTACGGTGCCCTCGTGGGGAGTCTTGATGAGCGCCTCCGCGAGCTCTGGGGTGGAGTCTTGGAGAGCAACGACATCCGGCGCAGTGGCTCGAATCGTCTCGCACACGAGTGGAATGCGCTCCATCATGGACAAGCGGCGCCGACAACGGTGATGAGTATGGCCTGAGCCGTCCACAGCCcaagacaagagagaaagcggcgGAGGAGATGCAACGCGTGGCGGTCGCAACGTGGACAgtggctgcgacggcgacaACTTCGACGTGGACGCCGGCGTGCATGACGATGGAGATGGGGACAGCACAGCAGACAAGGCCTCTGTTGATACGTAGCGACACACAATCACCACCGTGCTAGTGCTaccgcacagacacgcagcaCAGGTGCGCCTGAACGAAGTAACGAGGTCATGCGTCAAGCAAACCCCATGATTTCTCATGCGATGGGCCAGTTGAGCACCATGAGGTCTCTGCCCGAGCATCGTAGGGCCGTTGCTCTATAGCAGGTATGCCTAAgtgcccgtgtgtgtgtgtgtggggggggggggggggggggagggtgccgCAGCGACTGGGTCATCAACCGATgcaagaggaaaggggggtggagagagcgGGCGGAGATGTGGATGAGACGCCCTTTCACCAcgaagacacgcacacacacacacacacagacgcggaCACgcacgaagaggaagaaggtgACGAACGAAGGTTGCAGAGtcggtggaggtgctgttCGATAGAacagagaagaaataaagggAAGGATGAGGAGACGGAGAAAATGAGATTAGATGTAGTGAATGCCGTCCATCGTGGGCACTTAGTGTGTGTAGCAGCGTCAACACAGGTGCCTACATCCACCGcgccctccttctcccactcctcaggagagagaagagagaataAGCAGCTCCCCTCTTACAGGAAGAGTAACCGCCCACGCATGCCGCGTTCCTCTCAGAAGAGACGCGCGCTCGTCTAGAGATGACATACacgaaaggagaggggacgGGCGAGGCAGACGAGGGactttctttgctctctccgcACATCTCTTCAGAAGACGATAATTCGCCAGTGCGTACGCGGGGCGCGTTGGGGTAGTCTTCGCAGGTGTTCTGCAGGACAGTACGCACACCGCACAATAGCGGCGAGATGCGCCTCGACGACACGGTCAAGGAGAGCTGAGATacgggcacacacacacatacacgccaCCTCTCAAACGGTAGGATGAGTCGTCCCCTGGGCTCTTGCGGTGCTGCgttcctgctgctgtcgccgccgccgaaggagctcctcctccattcggcggcgcgcacgggTCGCGCAGACGGCCACGCGATCGGCAGTGAACCAGTTAGCCATACGGGTcgcatctgctgctgctgtcgacgaggacgctgcactctgctgctgctcgcttgTGCAGCTCACCAACAGTTCTTCCAAAAAGAGCCCTgtgccttcctcctcgcccccaACGTGAAACATGTAGTGTGCGCCGTCGCTGAGGTAGcccgacggcggcggctgttgctgccgctccccCTGGCCTCCAGTTTCGTCCGCCGAAGTCGacccagcaacagcagctcgCTCGATGTTGGCcagacgtgctgcagcgtcgtcttggggagagagggagatgaaCTGCATAGGGGGAAAAGCTGTCAGAGGAGCATCGACCGATTCCGGCATATCACCGAAAGCAAGCGCTTGCGACAGCTTAAACAGAAGCTGATGCCGCTCGTGTTGTGCTAGCAGCCATCGCACACACGTCGCCTTGTCTACGCCGCGGCGATGTAGGCACACGCTGTTTGGTTGACTCTTCAGCTCCAGCCCGGCAGCCTCGAGGCGTTGGCGGGCCCCCGCacctgccgccgcgcactgagggcagcagtgccagTCGCGAGAGGTTGCAGGGGAGCTATTGAACGGTGAAGAATCCGTCGCTGGAAAGACGTGGTTCGAAAAACGCATGGGAATGCCCATCACAATCACctgcgccacagcggcgTCGTCAGCCACTGTGCCGTCTGCTCGTGGCACAGATTGCACGTCCACAAGAGCGTCGCCGGTCTCCCGGAGAAAGAAGCCGTGCTTGGTGAGAGCAGCGGAACTGAGCACTTTCGACGCTGCAAAGCAGACATGAGGCGTACCTGTGTGAGCGCCGGATGCGCCATCACCTCCACGGCGAGTAGTCACGTGCGCCTCGGCCAAGAGTTGGTGCAGGAGGTCCGCAAAGACACTGTGATATTTGGTGCTCAGGCAGGCAGCGAAGAAGTCCTTCGCACGCGCCGCATCGTGGCCGCAGACGTACGAGGAGTGCTCGAAGAAGCGGACGAGAGCTTGGCGGCCTTCGTCCATGGCGAGCATGCACGTTGCAGCGTCTATCGTCGCTACCCTACTGACGGCGCCGCTCGACGTGGCCTGCGAATCTGCTGTACCCGGCGTGACGCCTTGCTCGCGGTACTCTGTCcactcctccagcgccacccCCGATGGTGGTACCTCTGCCACAGCTACGGCAGTCTCGCCTTTCTGCAGTCTCTCGTCCTCATCAAAGcgtgaggggtggggtgccGAGGGCACGCGCCAGTGGGGGTGCAATCGGTCCATGTCAGACCACACAGCCTCCCATGGACGGCTGCGAAAGAGCGCCGCCCCAGTGAAGCCGCATAGGTACAGAGTCCCTGGCGCATCCAAAGAGCCTATGGGCGGAGAGGGACCAGAAGGAGCGTCATTACcaccagccgcagctgcaccggcagcagtggctgcagccCTCAACCGAAACAGCGCTGGCGCTAGATCGGGGTACAGCTGCGACCACATGCGCTTGCCAGCCGTGGACACGACGCAGAGATTGCCACCAAGCTCGAGGAAGAGCCGAAGCCACGGCAAGCAGCTCTTGTAGTGAGCGCCACAACCCAGTCCAGTCTGCATGCAGTGCGACAGGGTCAGGTACTTGCCATGTGCTCGAGtcggggtgggggtgagggTGCCGTCCATGTCGGCCACGATCCAGTGTCCACGAAACATGCTCGGCCTCTTGATGGCGATGGTGGAAGAGTGGGGATCTGCTAatgccgcttctctctctcgtgtgtgtatggCGGTagtggggggagagaggggagagagggagggggcatgGGCGACGAGTAGCGGAAAGAAAGGGTAGAAAAAGAGGGCACACGACACCCATTAGCGGCAGAAGTAGTGCCGAGTGGCGCCAGCAGTGAGCACCTCGACGTGCTGCTTGCGCgtcgctgcaccaccgcggccCACAAGAGataaagagagggggaaagaggggggagaactGAGGGGGGCATACGCGCCCAGCCAAAGGCATCTCCTTGATGGGCGTCCTCGGTGTCTCTGGACGTGGGCACAGCCTCTGCCTGGTGCACTCGGGGCCCTGGCCCTCCAACACAGCCCATCGTCTCTCTTACAGTTAggtccctccctccccccttggCGCGACGGCACGGATGGCATCTGCGGGCCGGCCAATCGACCGAGTACGCacgaagaaggggggagaaagaggaaagaggggtgAAGGATGAGTACGTCAGAATAGgttggcgtgcgtgtgtatagGTGAAAGAAGGAGAATTCACTACCCCATCCACACACGCGCTGCCGTCAGCACAGAGACAAGAGGAGACGCCACGCAAAATGTAATAGGGAACGGTCTGGGGGTGGGAAGGGTGAAGGAGATGACGCGCGCgtgggggtgtgtgtgtgcagtgAGGGGCGTGGATATGCCTCATTTTCTGCACATCGATCGACACccgcatacacgcacacgtgacTGTGCTGTGTACGGCGCCTCCATGGCCTGcatgccctctctctcccccccccctcccacagtAGTACGCAATACTTCCACACACCCCAGGCGCTCGTGGGGAGCACCAGAAGCAAGAGAAAatcaaagagaaaaaaaaaaggggtaAAGAATGTCTTGGCTGAGCAAGCGAAACACGAGACGCCAAGGggcagcacacacatgcacatagATACCGTCAGGGCGAGAGCggggggggcagggaggAGCCGGAGGTGGTAAAGAGACAGCAGGACCACGGCAACACACCGGACCCTTCCCATTGCGCGCACAGAGGGCAGCGAGTGCGACCTCACAGGCAGCCATCACTCAGCTCGAAAAAAAATCTGAAGGCGTGCACACGTCGTTTCCTTCATGTTTGCAGCATGTCCATTCCCTCCCAGAGAACAGGAGGCCAAGCTCCTCGGTAGTCCAGGCCTGCCACAGACACATCGTGCGGGTCGAGGCGGCCCTAGATgcgcgcgccacagcactgcACCGACTCAGTCCTCTGCGCACGGCCTCTGACTCAAAGCTTTGCCCAcccccgctccgcaggtcTCCTTACAGTCGCGCCCActgtgccggtcgccacctggcgcatccctcggggtggctcaggctccccacaaCAGTAAACAGCGAGGCCTGAGTGAGACACGCTCGAGTCATGTCGACACCCTGCGTAGCACATGGGTGGCACACACGTGCTCACCGTCACAGCTCGCTCCGCgaggcagcgccatccaggacctggccgccgacatccgtagcgatgcatcgctctggccTCCCTGTGTTATGGGTGCTTGGCCCTGTCACCGTCAGAAgtggttcggcattggcagggtTGGGGAATGGGAGGGGCGCGGCATCCCCATATGCAGAGCGTGGGGTCCTGGGCCCTGGAATCCCACGTGCTGAGGTGTGCCCCGCCATCAGGGACGAATATGTGGttgagaaaaaaaggggggaaagcaCGACAAGGCGCCTGCACACGCAAGCGGAGGGCACCGTGttactcccccctctccccctcggcGTAGATGTGCACCTGTGTTGGAGGATGCTCACGTGAACAGCATCCTCGTCTCGTGTAGGCGTGCCTCCAGCCTGCAGCGGGGTGCTCGACCGGCGAGGTCGCGGCGTTGAGTGGTTGCGGCATAGTGCGGCCATCTGCGtacgtctctctccgctATGAATGTCTGTGGGCACCTGGACTCGGTGCAAGCCAGCATCTGCTTGACGTCCTAGGCAAGCTATAGGGGCGTCGATGTCGTGACGAACTAGTGTATAAGGGGAGTAAGCACGTGCAACGTCACTTGCAccgtctccttctcccctctgtaagggagggggagaagcagGAAAATCCGTGGGCGTCCAGTGCAGTGCAACACTTTGAGGGGTACAGCGCAAGAGCGGGTGCACGTCACGTGACCTTGTCCGATCTCGAGACTCACATCCCTCTCCAGCCGCGCTATGTCAGCATTGACACGTGTATAAGAGcccaggggggggggggggtttgtTGGCTTACAACCTCCCATAGATGGCCCTCCTCAGTTTCTCTGTGTCCTGATGAAAGTTGCGGATGCCCTCGGCGAGCTTCTCGACCGCCATAGGGTTCTCGTTGTGCAGGAAGAGGAAACTTTCTCTCGAAAGTTCCGGCAGCTTCTCCATCTTCTCCGCCACATTGGAGGGGTCGAGCCTGCGGTGGACTTTGTCGTTACAGGCTGCCAGCTTCTCCAGTAGCATGGGGGAGATGGTCAGCTTGTCGCAGCCGGCCAGCGCCAGGATCTCCTCGACGTTGCGGAAGGAGGCGCCCATAACGATGGTCTTGTAGCCGTGCTGCTTGTAGTAGTTGTAGATCTTAGTGACGGAGATAACGCCGGGGTCGGCCTCGCCAACAAAGCAGTCCGCCTTGGCGGGATCCGCCCGCTTGTACCAATCGAGAATGCGGCCGACAAACGGCGAGATGAGGGAGACGTTCGCTTGTGCGCACGCCACCGCCTgggcgaaagagaagagcagcgtTAAGTTGCAGCAGatcccctccttctccagctcgcGAGCGGCCTGGATACCCTCCCAGGTGGAGGCCAGTTTGATGTAGATGCGGCTACGGTCGACACCAGCTGCCTCGTACATCTGAATAAGGAGGCGAGCCTTTTCCATCATCATGTCCTTATCGAAGGACAGCCTCGCGTCCACCTCGGTACTCACGCGGCCCGGCACAACCTTCAATATCTCAAGGCCAAAGCTGACTGTCAACTTATCGACGGCAAGCGCCACCACGTTCTCCTCCTTGTTCTTGCTCGTGTAGTGGTTCGCATGCATGCCGAGGTTGGCCTTGGCGTACTCGATAGCCTCCGTCATGAGGTGCTCATATTCGGGTAGCTGCGAGCCGGCCAGCACGAGTGACGGGTTCGTCGTCGCATCCTGCGGCTGAAACTGCGCCAGGAGGGCGAAGTTTGCCGTATCAGCAACGACAGTCGTCATCTCGCGGAGTTGCTCGAGTTGAGTCGGCATGGTGTCGTTTTATTTCGTTCGCGGCTGCACTTATGTGAgtgtggatgtgtgcgtgggaggagggagaggggtgaatAGCAAAAATGTGGGACTGTCAAGGGTGAAGTGACGCAAAACACGAAAGCACAAGGCGACAAAATGACGTGCACGGCGGCGGGTGGCGGACGCGGCAGTTGCGCGCGCAGACGTGTATGACGTGAGGCGAAGGAGCCAACGGCGACGCGCAGAGGAGCGTAGGAGCCGGCGAAACAGCAAAGGGCCaacgagaagggaaaaaaaagatagAGGGGAAGCAGGGCAacaaggaggggaggagaggaggggagtgaaggagaggacTAGCACCCGTGGAagcagcgagcgagcgagtcATATGCGTCGCTTGGCAATGCGAAGGGAAGTTAAGTGATTCGGTAGAAGCGAAGAAAATGTGCGCTTTGGGGAAGACACACGCGCCAGCAGATGTAGAGGGAGGACTGATGGACTGCAGATGAACGCAGCAGGCTACTTAACCTCTCCTCAAGTTATTCCGTGCGTTTGTGAGCATGTGCGGTGCCCTGCACTCCCAGTCATCTGCAgctgtccttctctcttaGCCGGCGCCCATTGCCACTCTTCCCCGTACCCCCACCAGCGTGGGAGTTCGATTTCACTTCACAATGgccactgtgcgtgtgttcatAACGCCTTATTCTGTTGCTGTGctggcgagagaggagagagagagagcgaaggagaaagggaggaaacgaagaagagaaatCTGTGCCTTGACgccgccctccctccaccgcctcctctgtctctctctctctccctctctctcctgtgtgtCCCATCTGACTCGCTCTACCTTTACCCGCtaagggaaaggaagaacaaaaatgaggcgcgcgtgtctgtgtggatgcgtgtgtgtatgtgtgtggggggaggggggggagggacgtGCATACGCGTGCTAAACCTGCTTGAAGGAGAAACGAactacacgcacgcataaAGGAGGACGAGAGAGCCCAAACACCACGCCCACACGCGatcacccacacactcagagagagagcgcgcgcgagacGCGCGCATACATGACATTACCTCTCcccgcacacgtacacgcaaaCGCACAATCAGCTGTCGCACGAACAACAAAAAATCAGCAGTGGAGAAATACGAAAGTGAGAGAAGCCAAATgcacagggagaggaggaggaggcagcgctcACACGtagagggagaaagggagggggagggggggacgtAGAGGCGTGATCTCGTCCAGCgcaagagagacgagagaacCCTAAGGACAACAAATAGGAGGGGGACaaggcgaagaggagagacaAGAAGGCGAACGCAGCCACGCACAGCGATACGCAAACGCACATATACAcatcagagagaaagagaggtgacGAGATCGAGTCAGCTGATCGGCTCACAGAGTAGAATTCAAAGTAAGAGGCAGAaaggggggcagagaggtgacgaagagaaagagggggatgAGATGTGCATGTGCGGGTGCATCTGTACATCTCAGTTCGCTCGCCCTGTGTGTCTTCTACTGGATGCACTTTTGACGGCGCGACTGGCCACTTCTTAGCtcgctccccccctccttgccAGCGCGTATGGCCGCAAGGCACTGgccacttctctctctccgtctctccttccctctccctctctctctctaggTGTGACTGCTACACTAACAACGAAGTAGGAAACATCAATGGGTACTGGGAGACAGGGAGCAGGTTaaggagtgagagagagcaTAGGAAGGCGTGGTGGCATTTATGTCGGGGGCTTCTCAGCGAAaatggggggaggaggaggaggaagaggagggacagaaggagggagggaagagaagggaggggtggcAGCATCAACACTGAAGGAGGGAaatgaagaagagagcgagcgagcgcgcGAGAAAACAGAGGAAAAATACTTAAAGGGAACAAAAAAATAAAAACGCGCGCGTAGCCTCGCAAGGAGGTGAAGCTGCACAgccatcacacacacacacacacactcgtaTCGCCAAGCTCGTGTCGACGTGTACGCGGGGTGTCATGGCCTCTTGTACCGACAGCGGTTGCTGGCGTTTGCGTtcctcggcagcgtcgctgccatTTTCGATAAACGACCGCGCCCGTTGCCACTGACGTAGAGGTGATCTCTTGAGAACAATGAGGATGAGCGCGGCACAGCTGCTACCGAAGCGCTGACACCCTAGCTTGCGGAAAGACAATGCTGCTCGCTAGTGCCTGTACTCAGCGCTGCAGTCGCCAACGCCGGCTCTCTTGCTCGCAACTGCGGCGCTTCGCGGGTGTAGCCGGTCCATGGTGCGTCATAGGTGTGCTCGAGGCTTCGCGTTTGCGTGTCGGCCTGCCTCATTGTGGTTAGAGATGTCGTCGAATTAAGAACTACCAGCGGTGTGGCAGGCGAACGACTCAATTTGCGAGCACCTGACGAGTATGCTGGGATCCTTGCAGGCGCCGGTGCCCTGTGGCTCAGCTGGTCGTCGCTCGTGTCCTCGACGCTGTGATGGGTTCGGGAGCCACTGCTGATGAAAGCCGATGTGCTCGCCGCGGAGGGAGTTGAGTGGTATGGCACGGCatccgcgctgccgccgctgtcggtgcAGATGCGCCTCGAAGAcatgggtggaggaggtggtagCATGCGTTGCCACCGTGGATTCGGTCCCGAAGCAGTGGGCCCGTTATAGTTTCCCTCCACCGGCGACGGCGCAACGGCCTAACGTTACGTTGGGTCTCGAAACGCCGACAGGGGCAGTAGAAGAAGGCCTCCCGGGGTCAACACTCATTGCAGCAGGCCTCTTATTCACGGGCAGCATCAGCGGCACAGCCACGAGACCGGCTCGCCTGCGTCCATACGCGTCGAGgacgcgccgccgcaacaCCCGGCAGCCAGCCTCGATCATCTTTGCATCCAGTTCACCACAGTCCTCCAGTTCCTGCACCGTGACGAGGTCGCCGATCAGCGTCGTGTCCACGAAAAGAAGCGGCATCCCTGGCATGTGGTGCGTCCCGGTGGCATCTGAGCAGAGGCGTCGCACACGCCGCTGAAAGAACTCGCTATCGGCGATGTCAATCGTGTGGTGTGGGATGAGCTTGATGAAGAGCAAGTTCTGCATAAGCCGGCAATGATCACGCACCGCGCGCTCGCCGGTCATGCTCGTCGTGAAGAACAGCACCTGCCCTGGCCCGTAGCGTGAGAGGCAGTGGTCAAACATGGAGGTTTCCTCACGGTACCAGTAGTACATCATGTCAGCTTGCTGTGACTCGAAGGCGgcacgctcctcctccgtggccTGCTTCAGCTCCGATAGCAGCGGCTCGGTGTTGCAGTAACCCCCATCCTCTGCATCTCTCTGTCCCGCCGCCTTGAGCGCTGCGTCATCGTCTGCTTCGCCCTCGTTGCGACCGGGGTAGGCTGAAGAAAGCAGCACCGAGGACCagggtggcagcggccgtCTCTGAGGAAGAGACGCAGGAGAGGCTTTAGCTGTCGTCGCGCCACCCTTGTACGCATCCCGCCCCGGCCTCGACGCAAGTGGCGCGCTCGATCCATTAACCCGCTCCGCGTCCTCGACTATGGGAACGGAAGCCTCGCGAAGGACTTGCGGCTCACTGTCGCTCTGGCCCAGTCGCCCTAGGCTACGTAAGGGCGATGCGTCCGCTCCTGGCGCGGTCACAGTGCCAGCGGTGCCATCCGAGATACAGCGTTCTCCCTGCCCTTTCAGCAGCGATTGGGGGCTCGTCTCTCCCACAGGCGGCGTCACCGTCAGAGCTGATACCCTCTGGGGGTACTGCTGGCGTGTCGTACGGTGAGCCGACGTGCGAATCTCGTCAGGCGTGTCCGCCGGCattggcggtgctgccgctgatcTCACCGATGCAGGCACCGCGCATGTCGCTGCCGTTGTGCTTTCCGTGGTCGTCGAAGGCTGCGTGCTTGCTGGCCGGTACCCGTGAGGATAAGCACCCCAGACGTTGTCGTCGCCCGCCTCGCTGCTCTCGcgctcacacgcacgcgGGCGTGGACAGGCCGGCGGTGGTCGGTTTGACCTTGACGAGCTGCGTAAGGAGGCTTCCGGCGCTACGACTGGCACTGCCACTGTGCCTCGCGTTGCACCTGTTGTTGTCACTCTTGCGCGCGACGGTGCCGTGGTAGTCATCAATGTGGCGGCGGAGTTCTTGCCCTTTACCTCCTCGCCCTTCACATAGTCGATTGCTTCGTCGATCGTCATGCGACGCTGCGATACAAGGTAAGCGCAGTTCTCGCGCAAGTCTGCGTCAGAGTCGGGGCAGGCGAGTTCGAGTACCCGTAGAGTGCGATGCTCCGAGGGGTAGAGAGCGGACTGCGCCATGATAAgcgtgggcgtgtgtctgtTGCGTTGGGTGCGTATtgtttttgctttttttcAAGCTGCGATTAAGGCAAAATAGATGAGTAGCACCGATGGGGTGGAGAAGGTGtactgcacacacgcaccgacGCCCACGGGTGGGGACCAAGGAAGGCACACAGGCGCAGAAACTGGCTGGAGAGGgatgggaggaggtggtggacggAGATGAATGAGAATAAAAATAGGAAAACGGTGATGCTTTGAGAGAAGCCCACACTAAACTAGAGGGTGGGTGTGCCCACGAGGCAGCAGCTACACAGGCGCGTATTGGTCCCCGCCGCACTCCCGCGCCTGGGTGCTGGAACTTCGAATAAGGATGAACAAAAATACAGATCCTCTgcttggtggtggtggtggttgtcGTCTCCTGTGCTGCGGCTCCTGGCTGGCCAGCGCTCGATACCACAACGCAGTAGTCAGTGCAACCCCTCTCtacgtatgcgtgtgtgtttatttgggggggggggggggggggatggcaACGACAAATGAGGAAGAAGATGTAGGGAGAGGTGTGAGACACACAGGCGTACAGAATTTAAAcccgaggaagagaaaatgCTGAAATATGAAAAAGGGGCAagacgaaaaagaggaagaagataGAGCAGGTGGATAACAGCaacagaggggaggagggtggtggggagaggtagagaacagagagagagagagagcagcaaggcagggagaaggggggaagaacgAGAAGTATGGATATGCGCTCGGCGTAGGTGCACCTCGAATGcacgcttcttctcctgtgcGTTTCCCTTCGTGGAGTTTGGGGAGTGAGGGTGCTGGGTGGTTTGTACGTACGTGTTATCGTGCTGAGGGGGAGAGCAAGTAAGGCAAAGTAAAGAGGGGAGTGATAAGGAAATTTGGCACACGGTGGTGAGCGAAACATTGAGGAGGAATctcaaagaaagagagcagcaggagcagcatcTCTTCAAGGACTGCGATGAGCGCTGTGGCCGCTGTGTGCGTATGAGTAGGGGGATAGGTGGATATCGAATAGGGCCGAAGACTCACACCATCGTACACACCAACATGCACAGTTGGTGTGGTGACTGTGTCTGTGGAGGCGAGGTTGTGGGGGGAAGTGGAGCTAGCTTAGGAGAACTCCGCCTCAGCTTATGAGTCTGTGTGGCAACCGCGTCCTCGCTACACACCGACANNNNNNNNNNNNNNNNNNNNNNNNNNNNNNNNNNNNNNNNNNNNNNNNNNNNNNNNNNNNNNNNNNNNNNNNNNNNNNNNNNNNNNNNNNNNNNNNNNNNATTTCTCGTTAACCAGAAGCAAAGTGCGCATGTGGGGATGCCTCGAAAAACAAGCgtaaaagaaaagaaagaaaagccGTAAGCGCTCGCACGTACatgcagccacacacacacacccacacactcgccTTGCAGACAAGGCGTGAGTCATCACCACTTCCACCCTTCTTCATTGTCGGCTCGCACACAAGGACATCGCTTTGGacaagggagggagggaggggagaggcagtagtgggagagagagggggtagGGTAGGGTGAAAAGGAGGGAATAGTGAGTGTGCTCCACATCTACATCTCTTCTACTTAATTCTACTTTAGTATCACGAGCCGACACTCTGTAGCGTGGGTGCCGCCTTCGGTGAGCTTGTGTCCGCTCGCAACATCTCCTGGCGGTAATCCGGCGTGCTGCCGGTAGGACGGTGCGGACGCATCGGCTCCTGCTTGCTTGGCTCGAAGAGCGTTGGTGATGCCCCGGAAGCGTTGCcggcc
It encodes the following:
- a CDS encoding putative transaldolase, which translates into the protein MPTQLEQLREMTTVVADTANFALLAQFQPQDATTNPSLVLAGSQLPEYEHLMTEAIEYAKANLGMHANHYTSKNKEENVVALAVDKLTVSFGLEILKVVPGRVSTEVDARLSFDKDMMMEKARLLIQMYEAAGVDRSRIYIKLASTWEGIQAARELEKEGICCNLTLLFSFAQAVACAQANVSLISPFVGRILDWYKRADPAKADCFVGEADPGVISVTKIYNYYKQHGYKTIVMGASFRNVEEILALAGCDKLTISPMLLEKLAACNDKVHRRLDPSNVAEKMEKLPELSRESFLFLHNENPMAVEKLAEGIRNFHQDTEKLRRAIYGRL